The DNA region aactcaaataaaaaaatccatcacTCTTGGAAGGTCCATCTATTGCTAGTtcagttttcaaattatgacatAACAAATCAACTGTGGTCATCTCAGAGATTCAGTAGCTGTCAAATGCTCAGCTGCAATTCTTAGAGCATGAAAGATCTATTCAAGATTATAACTTGTGTGGTGATTGAGCTTTTCATCAATGGTGGAAAGCTCAGATTTTATGAAACTTGACAGAATGAGCATAGATCATGCTGAATGGTTAGTAGTCAAGTCTTTTGCGATCATATAATTTGGGATGCTGTGTATGCCATAATCAACTAGTGCACTCCAAAAGGTTTTGACCAAGCAAGTAGACTCAACGAAACTAAATTCAAAACAAGCAAATCAAGATCTTTCCAATTTGAACACTAAATATCATATCACATTTCAAAATCTTAAGAATGCGCAGCTCACTTCTCAACCTAGAGCAATTATGGTACAGCAGAGTAACTGATTCTCTTATGTGCCACTTCAAACTATGCCCTTTCAATTGCCggtataaataattataacccaatttaaagaaaaaagtaaaggaaagcaaaaacaaaaggcatataTTCgagagtaaaaatataaatgttcaGTCCAGAGTTGGATAATGTGGAGTGCCTaatcagaaaaacaagaaaaaaaaaatgactaccTTTAACTCTTAGCTCATAAGCAGGCTTGTCACGCATCATCAGAGCTGCAGCCTCACCATTCAATGGATCTGATGGGTTAGGATACAAAAGCAGCTGTGGTATGAATACTTCAAACACGTTTACCAAATCTGGAGAACACGTGTTTCAGCTTGTTAGAcatatatccaaaatattatagCTTGACAGTagcttcaattttttatctgaaaagGCACGATGAAAATATTTACCAAACATGGGGCTCCAGGTCTGATTAATAACGTCTAAACAAACTGAGCCAGACCTGAAAGTTAGAACCATGAATGTATTCAGCTTCAGAAAATGTTCCTCTTTAAATGGATAAATGTGGTGATTTAGCAAGTATAGAAAATCACAGTTCTTGTTTTCATACTTGACTCACTCACATTTCATCAACATTTGGATGGTAGATCTTATTAACAAAGCCTATTGAGGGAGATCTATAGGGATACGCATCTGGTAGCTCAACCTTTATCCTCCACACACCTCCATGGTAAGGACCTGCAATATCCATCACATGACAGAAAGGGGTTAAAGATGCTTGTTTTTGCTGATACCAAA from Populus alba chromosome 14, ASM523922v2, whole genome shotgun sequence includes:
- the LOC118041628 gene encoding ubiquitin-conjugating enzyme E2-23 kDa; the encoded protein is MSSPSKRREMDLMKLMMSDYKVELINDGMQEFYVHFNGPNESPYHGGVWRIKVELPDAYPYRSPSIGFVNKIYHPNVDEMSGSVCLDVINQTWSPMFDLVNVFEVFIPQLLLYPNPSDPLNGEAAALMMRDKPAYELRVKEYCEKYAKPEDIGAAPEEKSSDEELSEDEYESLDDEMAGQADP